Proteins encoded together in one Musa acuminata AAA Group cultivar baxijiao chromosome BXJ3-6, Cavendish_Baxijiao_AAA, whole genome shotgun sequence window:
- the LOC135641356 gene encoding UDP-glucuronic acid decarboxylase 1-like — protein sequence MKQLHKQSSLNQNQQIPTYAAKPAKPQARPSSASSSPSFLRSAAGYLLREQRLLFVLAGAVIASTFFLLQPYYHSSTSGLQPSDHLAHRHPSSSSSFGGGDAALGGSGKRMPVGLKKPSKRVVVTGGAGFVGSHLVDKLLSRGDSVIVIDNFFTGRKENVVHHFGNPRFELIRHDVVEPILLEVDEIYHLACPASPVHYKYNPIKTIKTNVMGTLNMLGLAKRIGARFLLTSTSEVYGDPLEHPQKETYWGHVNPIGVRSCYDEGKRTAETLTMDYHRGAEVEVRIARIFNTYGPRMCLDDGRVVSNFVAQALRKEPMTVYGDGKQTRSFQFVSDLVDGLVALMEGEHIGPFNLGNPGEFTMLELAEVVKEVVDPSATIEFRPNTADDPHMRKPDISKAKELLNWEPKVTLHEGLPLMVGPILRRLWAPTVAQLSHDPRSIERFASLIDESRRI from the exons ATGAAGCAGCTCCACAAGCAAAGCAGCCTCAACCAGAACCAACAGATCCCCACGTACGCCGCCAAGCCAGCCAAGCCGCAGGCCcgcccctcctccgcctcctcgtccCCCTCCTTTTTACGTTCCGCCGCCGGATACCTCCTCCGGGAGCAGCGCCTCCTCTTCGTCCTCGCCGGCGCTGTCATCGCCTCCACCTTCTTCCTTCTTCAACCCTACTATCACTCCTCCACCTCCGGACTCCAGCCCTCTGATCACCTCGCCCACCGCCatccgtcctcctcctcctccttcggcgGCGGCGATGCCGCCTTGGGTGGTAGTGGGAAAAGGATGCCGGTGGGGCTGAAGAAGCCGTCGAAGCGGGTCGTGGTCACGGGGGGCGCCGGCTTCGTCGGGAGCCACCTGGTCGACAAGCTGCTGTCCAGGGGGGATAGCGTGATCGTGATCGATAATTTCTTCACCGGGAGGAAGGAGAACGTGGTGCATCATTTCGGGAACCCGAGGTTCGAGCTGATCCGCCATGACGTTGTCGAGCCGATCTTGCTGGAGGTGGACGAGATCTACCATCTCGCATGCCCAGCTTCGCCGGTGCATTACAAGTATAACCCCATCAAGACTATCA AGACAAATGTGATGGGAACATTGAACATGTTGGGATTGGCAAAGAGAATTGGAGCACGATTCCTGTTGACGAGTACCAGCGAGGTGTATGGTGATCCACTTGAGCATCCACAGAAGGAGACATACTGGGGCCATGTCAATCCTATAG GTGTTAGGAGTTGCTATGATGAAGGAAAGAGAACAGCAGAAACTTTGACCATGGATTACCATCGTGGTGCTGAAGTTGAG GTCCGTATTGCACGAATATTCAATACATACGGACCTCGTATGTGCCTAGATGATGGCCGGGTTGTCAGTAACTTTGTTGCGCAG GCACTTCGTAAAGAACCTATGACAGTTTATGGTGATGGGAAGCAAACTCGAAGCTTCCAATTTGTTTCAGACTTG GTTGATGGATTAGTGGCTCTTATGGAAGGTGAGCACATTGGACCTTTCAACTTGGGTAATCCAGGAGAGTTCACCATGCTGGAGCTAGCTGAG GTTGTGAAAGAAGTTGTTGATCCTTCTGCAACCATAGAATTCAGACCTAACACTGCAGATGATCCACATATGAGAAAACCTGACATATCGAAGGCAAAAGAACTGCTGAACTGGGAACCAAAGGTTACACTGCATGAAGGGCTGCCCCTAATG GTGGGGCCCATTTTACGGCGACTATGGGCCCCGACTGTGGCCCAACTGTCCCATGATCCTCGCTCCATCGAACGGTTCGCGTCGCTGATTGATGAATCCCGACGAATCTGA
- the LOC103987891 gene encoding transcription factor MYB59 isoform X1 produces MVPPPTMMTRKGPWTEQEDLQLVWFVRLLGERRWDFLAKVSGLNRSGKSCRLRWVNYLHPGLKRGRMTPQEEDLVVELHAKWGNRFDRRWSRIARRLPGRTDNEIKNYWRTHMRKKAQERRTCSSPSPSSSSSSNGPPSELRVEKHDGDSVAEGSAFTSGLELTDDEVKGYTMDQIWNEIAASESCNMECPPTSSSIWEDTSESLWRLDEDLRISNPPRV; encoded by the exons ATGGTGCCGCCGCCGACGATGATGACACGGAAGGGGCCATGGACGGAGCAGGAGGACCTCCAACTGGTATGGTTCGTCCGCCTGCTCGGTGAACGTCGTTGGGATTTCTTAGCCAAGGTGTCAG GTCTTAACAGGTCGGGCAAGAGTTGCAGGCTACGATGGGTTAACTACCTTCATCCCGGCCTCAAGCGCGGCCGCATGACGCCCCAGGAAGAAGACCTTGTGGTCGAACTCCATGCTAAATGGGGCAACAG GTTTGATCGTAGGTGGTCTCGCATTGCTCGGCGGCTGCCAGGGCGcaccgacaacgagatcaagaactactggaggacACACATGAGGAAGAAGGCACAGGAGCGGAGGACGTGCTCGTCGCCCTCGCCATCTTCATCATCTTCGAGTAACGGACCTCCATCGGAACTTAGAGTGGAAAAGCATGACGGCGACAGCGTTGCAGAGGGCAGCGCTTTCACCTCGGGGCTCGAATTGACCGATGATGAAGTCAAGGGGTACACGATGGACCAGATCTGGAACGAGATCGCCGCATCGGAATCGTGCAACATGGAGTGCCCTCCGACGAGTTCTTCCATATGGGAAGACACGTCCGAATCACTCTGGAGATTAGATGAAGACCTGAGGATTTCGAACCCACCCCGTGTCTGA
- the LOC135641357 gene encoding aquaporin TIP1-2-like → MPILRITIGTPEEARHPTALKAALAEFISVLIFVFAGQGSGMAFNKLTDDGSTTPAGLVSASLAHGFGLYVAVAVGANISGGHVNPAVTFGAFLGGNITLLRGILYWIAQLLGSVVACLLLKFATGGLETTPFSLSSSVTVWNALVFEIVMTFGLVYTVYATAIDPKKGNLGIIAPLAIGLIVGANILAGGAFDGASMNPAVSFGPAVVSWTWDNHWVYWVGPLLGGGIAALVYDGVFIGFGTHEQLPTTEY, encoded by the exons ATGCCGATCCTTCGCATAACGATCGGAACGCCAGAGGAGGCGCGCCACCCTACCGCGCTTAAAGCCGCTCTCGCCGAGTTCATCTCCGTGCTCATTTTCGTCTTCGCCGGCCAGGGATCGGGGATGGCGTTCA ATAAGCTCACGGATGATGGCTCCACAACCCCAGCGGGGTTGGTGTCGGCGTCCTTGGCCCATGGCTTCGGCCTCTACGTCGCAGTAGCCGTCGGGGCCAACATCTCCGGCGGCCACGTCAACCCGGCCGTCACCTTCGGCGCCTTCCTCGGTGGCAACATCACGCTGCTTCGGGGCATTTTGTACTGGATCGCGCAGCTGCTCGGCTCCGTGGTCGCCTGCCTGCTTCTCAAGTTCGCCACCGGCGGCCTG GAAACGACGCCCTTCTCGCTGTCGAGCAGCGTGACCGTGTGGAACGCGTTGGTGTTTGAGATCGTGATGACCTTCGGGCTGGTGTACACGGTCTACGCGACGGCCATAGATCCGAAGAAGGGCAACCTGGGAATCATCGCGCCCCTCGCGATCGGGCTCATCGTGGGTGCCAACATCCTGGCAGGCGGGGCGTTCGACGGCGCCTCCATGAACCCGGCCGTCTCCTTCGGCCCCGCGGTGGTCAGCTGGACCTGGGACAATCACTGGGTATACTGGGTCGGCCCGTTGCTCGGCGGGGGCATCGCGGCCTTGGTCTACGACGGCGTCTTCATCGGCTTCGGCACCCATGAGCAGCTCCCTACCACAGAGTACTAG
- the LOC103987891 gene encoding transcription factor MYB59 isoform X3, translating into MDGAGGPPTGLNRSGKSCRLRWVNYLHPGLKRGRMTPQEEDLVVELHAKWGNRFDRRWSRIARRLPGRTDNEIKNYWRTHMRKKAQERRTCSSPSPSSSSSSNGPPSELRVEKHDGDSVAEGSAFTSGLELTDDEVKGYTMDQIWNEIAASESCNMECPPTSSSIWEDTSESLWRLDEDLRISNPPRV; encoded by the exons ATGGACGGAGCAGGAGGACCTCCAACTG GTCTTAACAGGTCGGGCAAGAGTTGCAGGCTACGATGGGTTAACTACCTTCATCCCGGCCTCAAGCGCGGCCGCATGACGCCCCAGGAAGAAGACCTTGTGGTCGAACTCCATGCTAAATGGGGCAACAG GTTTGATCGTAGGTGGTCTCGCATTGCTCGGCGGCTGCCAGGGCGcaccgacaacgagatcaagaactactggaggacACACATGAGGAAGAAGGCACAGGAGCGGAGGACGTGCTCGTCGCCCTCGCCATCTTCATCATCTTCGAGTAACGGACCTCCATCGGAACTTAGAGTGGAAAAGCATGACGGCGACAGCGTTGCAGAGGGCAGCGCTTTCACCTCGGGGCTCGAATTGACCGATGATGAAGTCAAGGGGTACACGATGGACCAGATCTGGAACGAGATCGCCGCATCGGAATCGTGCAACATGGAGTGCCCTCCGACGAGTTCTTCCATATGGGAAGACACGTCCGAATCACTCTGGAGATTAGATGAAGACCTGAGGATTTCGAACCCACCCCGTGTCTGA
- the LOC103987891 gene encoding transcription factor MYB59 isoform X2, producing the protein MVPPPTMMTRKGPWTEQEDLQLVWFVRLLGERRWDFLAKVSGLNRSGKSCRLRWVNYLHPGLKRGRMTPQEEDLVVELHAKWGNRWSRIARRLPGRTDNEIKNYWRTHMRKKAQERRTCSSPSPSSSSSSNGPPSELRVEKHDGDSVAEGSAFTSGLELTDDEVKGYTMDQIWNEIAASESCNMECPPTSSSIWEDTSESLWRLDEDLRISNPPRV; encoded by the exons ATGGTGCCGCCGCCGACGATGATGACACGGAAGGGGCCATGGACGGAGCAGGAGGACCTCCAACTGGTATGGTTCGTCCGCCTGCTCGGTGAACGTCGTTGGGATTTCTTAGCCAAGGTGTCAG GTCTTAACAGGTCGGGCAAGAGTTGCAGGCTACGATGGGTTAACTACCTTCATCCCGGCCTCAAGCGCGGCCGCATGACGCCCCAGGAAGAAGACCTTGTGGTCGAACTCCATGCTAAATGGGGCAACAG GTGGTCTCGCATTGCTCGGCGGCTGCCAGGGCGcaccgacaacgagatcaagaactactggaggacACACATGAGGAAGAAGGCACAGGAGCGGAGGACGTGCTCGTCGCCCTCGCCATCTTCATCATCTTCGAGTAACGGACCTCCATCGGAACTTAGAGTGGAAAAGCATGACGGCGACAGCGTTGCAGAGGGCAGCGCTTTCACCTCGGGGCTCGAATTGACCGATGATGAAGTCAAGGGGTACACGATGGACCAGATCTGGAACGAGATCGCCGCATCGGAATCGTGCAACATGGAGTGCCCTCCGACGAGTTCTTCCATATGGGAAGACACGTCCGAATCACTCTGGAGATTAGATGAAGACCTGAGGATTTCGAACCCACCCCGTGTCTGA